In Lampris incognitus isolate fLamInc1 chromosome 20, fLamInc1.hap2, whole genome shotgun sequence, one genomic interval encodes:
- the LOC130130873 gene encoding SLAM family member 8-like, translating to MAGGLISCLLWFFRYSLVLLLLHDVEANKCNDTIHRKVGENVELPLCSSSEGVRYAEWRFRQQAIIEWYDNSSHKVREFERTIDMNLENLSLILKSLTLDDSGTYEFSSDRHGEQIPSTVITLQVYEVIMEPVIWLNSTWHESNSSCTVFLECSVLHLSSVSFSWTVGSHSYTGAKVFVSLQLQDNETVICNASNRFNKTSTLKMVTCVNTTSTDAPPGPPLLHVIVTGAVVVLLCLVSVVIGTSCYRKCKRTGADEIDPTIYADITNSVQPECFQETSNNPTNPPSIYETINDQRPQICTLYEKVCFNRRTETPTSSSPHLRLPPPRTPAGLGASDALVL from the exons atggctggtggTCTCATCTCCTGTCTGCTCTGGTTCTTCAGATACAGCCTCGTCCTGCTGCTCCTCCACG atgtGGAGGCCAATAAATGCAACGATACAATCCATAGAAAGGTTGGAGAAAATGTGGAGCTCCCCTTATGCTCATCAAGTGAAGGGGTCAGATATGCAGAATGGAGATTCAGACAGCAGGCCATTATAGAGTGGTATGATAACAGCAGTCACAAAGTTCGAGAGTTTGAAAGAACAATAGACATGAACCTTGAAAATTTGTCTTTAATCTTGAAAAGTTTGACCCTTGATGACTCAGGGACTTATGAGTTTAGCTCAGATAGACATGGAGAGCAAATACCCTCGACCGTCATCACTCTGCAAGTCTACG AGGTCATTATGGAGCCAGTCATATGGCTTAACTCTACCTGGCATGAGTCTAACAGCTCCTGCACCGTTTTCCTTGAGTGCAGCGTCCTCCATCTCAGCAGTGTGTCCTTCAGCTGGACTGTCGGCAGTCACAGCTACACAGGCGCCAAAGTCTTCGTCTCCCTGCAGCTGCAAGACAACGAGACTGTCATCTGCAACGCTTCCAACAGATTCAACAAGACGTCTACATTAAAAATGGTGACGTGTGTAAACACCACGTCTACAGACGCCCCGCCGG GTCCACCGCTGTTGCATGTCATTGTGACTGGGGCAGTTGTAGTATTGCTTTGTCTGGTCTCGGTTGTCATCGGGACTTCCTGTTACAGGAAATGCAAACGTACGG GCGCTGATGAAATTGATCCCACCATATATGCTGATATCACTAACAGCGTTCAGCCCGAATGT tTCCAGGAAACATCAAATAACCCAACAAATCCACCCTCAATCTACGAAACCATAAACGATCAG CGCCCCCAGATCTGCACACTCTACGAGAAGGTCTGTTTTAACCGGCGGACGgagacccccacctcctcctctccacacctccgcctccccccccccaggacCCCGGCAGGCCTCGGAGCTTCAGACGCACTGGTCCTCTGA